Proteins found in one Magnolia sinica isolate HGM2019 chromosome 5, MsV1, whole genome shotgun sequence genomic segment:
- the LOC131245479 gene encoding probable LRR receptor-like serine/threonine-protein kinase At1g53440 translates to MTRIEACVGREEHRLKLDSPTRHKICFGIARGLAHLHEESRLKIVHRDIKATNVLLDKDLNTKISDFGLAKLDEEENTHISTRIAGTIGYIAPEYAMRGYLTDKADVYSFRVVLLEIVSGTSNTNCMPKEDFVHLLDWAYVLQEQGSLLDLVDPSLGLDYSEEEALRMLNLALLCTNPSPSLRPAMSAVVSMLEGKIEVPAALVKRSSRSENLRFKAFEKLSQDNQTRSTSTDGTSLYSLGSLHSMEGGSGVHHSTVKPLLHHLDSDEN, encoded by the exons ATGACTAGAATAGAAGCATGTGTAGGTCGTGAGGAACATAGGTTGAAGCTGGACTCGCCAACAAGGCATAAGATTTGCTTTGGGATAGCGAGGGGTTTGGCCCATCTACATGAAGAATCAAGGCTGAAGATTGTTCATCGAGATATAAAGGCAACCAATGTTCTGCTTGATAAGGATCTTAATACTAAGATATCTGACTTTGGTTTGGCTAagcttgatgaagaggaaaacaccCACATCAGCACTAGAATAGCTGGAACCAT AGGATATATAGCTCCTGAATATGCAATGAGGGGTTACTTGACTGACAAAGCAGATGTTTACAGCTTCAGAGTCGTTTTGCTGGAGATTGTCAGTGGGACAAGCAACACGAATTGCATGCCAAAGGAAGATTTTGTTCATCTTCTTGACTGG GCCTATGTGCTACAAGAACAGGGAAGTCTCCTAGATCTTGTAGACCCGAGCCTCGGATTAGACTACTCTGAGGAAGAGGCATTGAGGATGCTGAATTTGGCTCTCTTATGCACCAACCCGTCTCCTAGCTTGAGGCCAGCAATGTCTGCTGTGGTTAGCATGCTTGAAGGGAAAATAGAAGTGCCAGCCGCACTTGTGaagcggagttcgaggagtgaGAATTTGAGGTTTAAGGCCTTTGAGAAGCTTTCTCAAGACAACCAAACACGGAGCACATCAACGGATGGCACATCTCTTTATTCCTTGGGATCTCTTCATAGCATGGAGGGAGGGAGTGGGGTCCATCATTCAACGGTCAAACCTCTCCTCCATCACTTGGATAGTGATGAAAACTGA